From one Lotus japonicus ecotype B-129 chromosome 3, LjGifu_v1.2 genomic stretch:
- the LOC130749268 gene encoding protein SOMBRERO — translation MMQGSGQLAVPPGFRFHPTDEELLYYYLRKKVSYEAIDLDVIREVDLNKLEPWDLKDKCRIGSGPQNEWYFFSHKDKKYPTGTRTNRATTAGFWKATGRDKAIYHSNSKRIGMRKTLVFYTGRAPHGQKTDWIMHEYRLDDDDAEVQEDGWVVCRVFKKKNTTRGFQQQEIEEEEHFSHMMRPTNNGPCHQILESKHHHHNMQGLYDSSSFDGTIHLPQLFSPESAAVAPTNCMNTMDILECSQNLLRLTTTTTGCGLNLMQQQQGDQRFTGDWSFLDKLLASHHPTQPHHAVGSTSAQKFPFHYLGNEAHDIMKFSK, via the exons ATGATGCAGGGCAGTGGACAACTAGCAGTTCCTCCAGGGTTCAGGTTCCACCCTACAGATGAGGAGCTTCTGTACTATTACCTGAGGAAGAAGGTTTCTTATGAAGCTATTGATCTTGATGTCATAAGAGAAGTAGATCTCAACAAACTTGAGCCTTGGGACCTCAAAG ATAAGTGTAGGATTGGGTCAGGGCCTCAGAATGAGTGGTATTTCTTTAGCCACAAGGACAAGAAATACCCAACAGGAACAAGAACAAATCGAGCAACCACAGCTGGTTTTTGGAAAGCAACTGGAAGGGACAAAGCCATATACCACAGCAATTCCAAGAGGATTGGCATGAGGAAAACCCTTGTCTTCTACACCGGCCGCGCACCTCATGGCCAGAAGACTGACTGGATCATGCATGAGTACCGCCTTGATGACGATGATGCTGAGGTTCAG GAAGATGGGTGGGTGGTTTGCAGGGtgttcaaaaagaaaaacacaactAGAGGTTTCCAGCAGCaagaaattgaagaagaagagcaCTTTAGCCACATGATGAGACCAACAAATAATGGTCCTTGCCACCAGATTCTAGAGTCAAAACACCATCATCACAATATGCAAGGACTATATGATAGCAGCAGCTTTGATGGGACAATTCACTTACCACAGCTATTCAGTCCAGAATCAGCAGCTGTAGCACCCACTAATTGCATGAACACCATGGACATCCTTGAGTGCTCCCAAAACTTGTTGAGgctcacaacaacaacaactggCTGTGGACTCAATCTCATGCAGCAACAGCAAGGAGATCAGAGGTTCACTGGTGATTGGTCTTTCTTGGACAAGCTACTAGCATCACACCATCCTACTCAGCCTCACCATGCTGTGGGAAGTACTTCAGCTCAGAAATTTCCATTCCATTATCTTGGCAATGAGGCCCATGATATTATGAAATTTTCCAAGTGA
- the LOC130743670 gene encoding NAC domain-containing protein 83-like — MTYEDEDGTIKLLPGYKFDPTDEVLVEFYLKRRVFAQRLPVQIIPDFDVFRTEPWYLPGGDGKIFNERKCFFYNTMGRDLENIDKRVAGSGQWRVIEKGKDVPIPENNEVIGKRNTLNFWKVQGACARRTKWVMHEFRLALVENPAKCSKCRWQIGLYTAFLQNKGAKKVMNVKQSNEKSSNT; from the exons ATGACCTATGAAGATGAGGATGGGACTATCAAATTGCTTCCTGGGTACAAGTTTGATCCGACAGATGAAGTTCTTGTAGAGTTCTACCTAAAGAGGAGGGTCTTTGCTCAACGTCTTCCGGTTCAAATCATCCCTGATTTTGATGTGTTTCGTACTGAGCCTTGGTATCTTCCTGGAGGAG ATGGAAAGATTTTCAATGAGCGAAAGTGTTTTTTCTACAACACCATGGGTCGTGACCTTGAAAACATTGACAAGAGAGTTGCTGGGAGTGGCCAATGGAGAGTTAttgagaaaggaaaagatgttcCTATCCCTGAAAATAATGAGGTGATTGGAAAGAGGAACACTCTAAATTTTTGGAAAGTGCAAGGAGCATGTGCTAGGAGGACCAAATGGGTGATGCATGAGTTTCGTCTTGCGTTAGTGGAAAACCCCGCTAAG TGCTCAAAATGCAGATGGCAAATTGGGTTGTATACCGCATTTTTACAGAATAAGGGTGCAAAGAAGGTGATGAATGTAAAACAATCTAATGAGAAAAGCTCCAATACTTAG